One Xiphophorus couchianus chromosome 1, X_couchianus-1.0, whole genome shotgun sequence genomic region harbors:
- the fbxw12 gene encoding F-box/WD repeat-containing protein 12: MDFHHPQLIGDCLIHIFTFLSEDDLISVSTVCKDWHEAAETPWLWRRMCLQRWSFCNLAALGCDQVTLSWKKYFQQRSHLEKNMTEGRTGNYTCKSLRGHTGRVVGLVYLKGNSCLLPNLSKTSAIACSASTDGTVRAWNIQKGESLWCSPVQSPLTGIVADEKEEVVITSDSTGLIKTWQSQTGQELASFATASSHCTLLQYNINNDWFLTVGTGQGSICTLADLTLTKKSSLMVCDSFKVNILLVSPDKKWIIAGTKENYDLSLKVINSESLTSPSEDEDSLCQTVPVLGCQAAVFIPTQPARLAIIHHTELRGNKALTVFDVSIKKMKYKTEIQVQQMESFPLMLNRYSSQILLEAKNSNCIVLAAGEELWVYSLKGVVLANFKDHIMPISSICVDSFRVVTASQDLSLRVLTWKNDKDSGLTLESQYHLLGGSHTMSRGFTHITCDYASIVASVEGNNGKDVLKAYSFTS, translated from the exons ATGGATTTCCATCATCCACAACTTATCGGTGACTGTcttattcacattttcacatttctgagtGAGGATGATTTAATCAGCGTTTCTACTGTGTGCAAG GACTGGCATGAAGCTGCAGAGACTCCTTGGTTATGGAG GAGGATGTGCCTGCAGCGCTGGAGTTTCTGTAACCTTGCCGCCTTGGGCTGTGACCAGGTCACTCTTTCATGGAAGAAATACTTCCAGCAGCGTTCCCACCTGGAGAAGAACATGACAGAAGGTCGGACGGGAAATTACACATGCAAAAGCTTGAGAGGCCATACAg GCAGAGTGGTTGGCCTGGTGTACCTGAAGGGCAATTCATGCCTGCTGCCAAACCTGTCCAAGACCAGTGCCATTGCTTGCAGTGCGTCCACTGATGGGACAGTTCGGGCATGGAACATCCAAAAA ggTGAGAGCCTGTGGTGTAGTCCTGTGCAAAGTCCTTTGACAGGGATTGTAGCTgatgagaaggaggaagttgttATCACATCAGACTCTACAGGCCTCATTAAGACCTGGCAGAGTCAGACTGGTCAGGAGCTGGCCTCTTTTGCTACCGCATCTTCACACTGTACATTACTGCAGTACAACATCAACAATGATTGGTTCCTGACT GTTGGAACTGGTCAGGGATCAATTTGCACACTGGCTGATTTGACTTTGACTAAAAAGTCAAGTCTAATGGTGTGTGACTCTTTCAAAGTTAACATACTCCTTGTTTCACCTGACAAGAAGTGGATTATAGCTGGAACCAAGGAAAATTATGATTTAAGCCTAAAG GTGATTAACAGTGAGAGTTTGACCTCACCGTCTGAAGATGAAGATTCTCTGTGCCAGACTGTGCCAGTCCTCGGGTGCCAAGCTGCTGTCTTCATACCCACCCAGCCTGCCAGACTGGCCATCATCCACCACACTGAGCTCAGAGGCAACAAAGCCCTCACTGTCTTCGATGTCAGCATTAAAAAGATGAAGTACAAAACTGAGATCCAGG TCCAGCAGATGGAGTCCTTCCCCTTGATGCTGAACCGCTACTCATCACAAATCCTTCTGGAGGCCAAGAACAGCAACTGCATAGTGCTAGCAGCCGGGGAGGAGCTGTGGGTGTACTCGCTGAAAGGAGTCGTGCTTGCTAATTTTAAAGATCATATCATGCCCATCTCCTCAATATGTGTG gACAGTTTTCGTGTCGTCACGGCGTCTCAAGACCTCTCCTTACGAGTGTTGACGTGGAAGAACGACAAAGATAGTGGGCTCACTCTGGAGAGTCAGTACCACTTACTGGGAGGCTCTCACACAATGTCCAG AGGGTTCACTCACATTACCTGTGACTACGCCAGCATCGTGGCTTCAGTAGAAGGAAATAATGGGAAGGACGTTCTTAAAGCTTACTCTTTCACATCTTGA